The nucleotide window GCGATCGGCGCCGACACCACGGAAGAGACCACGTTCGATCGCTTCCGCCTCAACACGCGCATCGATCCGCGCAAGTTCGCAGTGGCCAGCAAGTAGTTCGGAGGACAACGGCAATGGCATCCAGCACGAAGGTACGGCAAGGCCTGGCAGTTCTCGTGGCGGCGGTCTGCGGCATGGTGCTGACGTCGATCCCGATCGCGGGGCGTGACGGGCCGGCTTCCGTCGCCGGACGCGACGTGAGAGCCCCCGGCGCGGCACGCGACGTGAGGGCCCCCGGCGCGGCACGCGACGTGAGAGCAATGATGCGGACGGTGTACGCGTCGGTGACCGACAAGGACGGCGCGCCGCTGAAGGACCTGACGGCCGCCGACTTCGAGGTGAAGGAGGGCGGCAAGGTCCGCGAGATCAGCGACGTGAAGCCGGCGGCCTCGCCGTTGCGGCTCGCGTTCATCGTGGCCGACGGCGGCATCGGCGGCATGCAGCCGGCGCTCGCGTCGATCCTCCAGAAGATGCCGGAGAACACGGAGACGTCGATCACGGCCGTGGTCGAACAGCCGCAGTTGCTCGTCGACTACACGACCGACGTGGACAAGCTGGTCGAAGGCATCCAGAAGCTGTCGCCGCGATCGAACAAGCCGCTGAGCGGCCAGCTCATGGAGGCGATCAACGACACGATCAAGACGCTGCCGAAGCCGGGC belongs to Acidobacteriota bacterium and includes:
- a CDS encoding VWA domain-containing protein, which translates into the protein MASSTKVRQGLAVLVAAVCGMVLTSIPIAGRDGPASVAGRDVRAPGAARDVRAPGAARDVRAMMRTVYASVTDKDGAPLKDLTAADFEVKEGGKVREISDVKPAASPLRLAFIVADGGIGGMQPALASILQKMPENTETSITAVVEQPQLLVDYTTDVDKLVEGIQKLSPRSNKPLSGQLMEAINDTIKTLPKPGTRPALVVIRAVPSASSSIRADVVREALRKSGVRMYVIAARNTGASGASSGGGGGGGAAGQARSDLANSEAATRGRDLETVLNDGSKDTGGRYEEFSGQALIKAAEQVAGELTSQYEISYLLPDGVDPSDRIEVTTKRKNVKVQAPTRIAN